In Elephas maximus indicus isolate mEleMax1 chromosome 4, mEleMax1 primary haplotype, whole genome shotgun sequence, a genomic segment contains:
- the LOC126076435 gene encoding copper transport protein ATOX1-like, with the protein MNKSLSKGDLILPMGNNISFQCMIRDIRPELALGAEEALPRLSPSVLPKHEFSVDMTCEGCSNAVSRVLSKLEGVQFDVDLPNKKVCINSSEHSVDTLLETLKKTGKAVSYLIPK; encoded by the exons ATGAACAAGTCTCTCTCCAAAGGAGACTTAATTCTTCCGATGggaaataatatttcatttcagTGTATGATCAGAGACATA CGGCCGGAGCTAGCCCTCGGAGCCGAAGAGGCGCTGCCGCGGCTGTCACCATCCGTCCTGCCGAAGCACGAGTTCTCCGTGGACATGACCTGTGAGGGCTGCTCTAATGCGGTCAGTCGGGTCCTCAGCAAGCTGGAAGGAGTTCAGTTTGACGTTGACCTGCCCAACAAGAAGGTTTGCATCAACTCCTCTGAGCACAGTGTGGACACTCTGCTGGAGACCttgaagaaaacaggaaaagccGTTTCCTACCTCATCCCCAAGTAG